One region of Nycticebus coucang isolate mNycCou1 chromosome 10, mNycCou1.pri, whole genome shotgun sequence genomic DNA includes:
- the STYXL2 gene encoding serine/threonine/tyrosine-interacting-like protein 2 — translation MATSGNPEEEQVVPGEEEEANIRAVQAHYLRSPSPSQYSLISDAETESIFMEPIHLSSAIAAKQIINEELKPRELKADTECPGLLESAEQLLVEDLYNRVREKMDDTSLYNTPCILDLQRALLQDRQETPWNEVDEVWPNVFIAEKSIAVNKGRLKRLGITHILNAAHGTGVYTGPEFYTGLEIQYLGVEVDDFPEVDISQHFRKAAEFLDEALLTYRGKVLVSSEMGVSRSAVLVVAYLMIFHNMAILEALMTVRKKRAIYPNDGFLKQLRALNEKLMEEREEDCGEEERADEAGSAVGARVHALTVEEDDDTPSHLSGSSRGKASQASKPFTLIDEDEEEKLYAEWKKAQGLPTGRASLGGEGGRSASWGLGGDELEDEDSESFIREWQSRNERYQAEGHRRWAREEEEEEEVEDGDAGSFAGSRRRRRTLSQSSASESVCSRDIWVLKQQLAARAQSRGGRRRSDSVSTESTWDMWNERLLEIEREAARTYRSRSSREQADAGSDAAGSEAGSGAPEEDGDSVCSEAPSFYNFCSRNKDKLTALERWKIKRIQFGFHKKDLEAGDSSSAHGAEEAAGDKEQPSDVNLTAYQAWKLKHQKKVGSENKEEVAELCRGEDSALAKKRQRRLELLERSRQTLEESQSMAGWEAASSASGSIPLSAFWSAAPSVSADGDTASVLSTQSHRSHTAQATSNAGGGSTSNPTTPLPNLPVGPGDTVSIASIQNWIAQVVSETLAQKQNEMLLLSRSPSVANMKAAPAASRLGDDQVSMLSGQSSSSLGGYQLQQSQARPGSDAQSVLSSHTALSLRAEGTGSRGRGTSKPIYSLFADHVDLRELGQKEKEMQMELREKISECKMEKLASDNKRSTLFKKKVKKDENDGVGDRDEDTDSAIGSFQYSSRSNSQRPEAASSSSLAVSDHDGNGSKAGKELDGSINKWLSGLRTEEKSPPPSDWSGSSRGKYTRSSLLRETESKSSSYKFSKSQSEEQDSASYHEANGNSVRSTSRFSSSSTREGREMHKFSRSKFSETSSSRGENPEPYFSRRTPEPSEGEESPEPQRPHWARPRNWEDVEESSKSDFSEFGAKRKFTQSFMRSEEEGEKERMENREEGRFASGRRSQYRRSDDRAEEEEMDDEAIIAAWRRRQEERRTKLQRRKED, via the exons ATGGCGACCAGTGGAAACccagaggaggagcaggtggtcccgggggaggaggaagaagccaACATCAGGGCTGTGCAGGCCCACTACCTCCGGAGCCCCTCCCCCAGCCA GTACTCCCTGATCTCAGACGCAGAAACAGAAAGCATTTTCATGGAACCCATTCACCTCTCCTCAGCTATTGCAGCCAAACAGATCATCAACGAAG AACTCAAGCCGCGGGAGCTCAAAGCAGACACGGAGTGTCCAGGTTTGCTGGAGTCTGCTGAGCAGCTGCTGGTGGAGGACCTGTACAACCGTGTCAGGGAGAAGATGGACGACACCAGCCTGTACAACACCCCCTGCATCCTGGACCTACAGAGGGCCCTGCTTCAGGACCGCCAAGAGACCCCATGGAACGAGGTAGATGAAGTCTGGCCCAACGTCTTCATAGCTGAGAA GAGCATAGCGGTGAACAAGGGAAGGCTGAAGAGGCTGGGAATCACCCATATCCTGAATGCTGCGCATGGCACAGGCGTTTATACTGGCCCTGAATTCTACACTGGCCTGGAGATCCAGTACCTGGGTGTGGAGGTGGATGACTTTCCCGAGGTGGACATCTCCCAGCATTTCCGAAAGGCTGCTGAGTTCCTTGATGAGGCACTGCTGACCTATCGAG GGAAAGTCCTGGTCAGCAGCGAAATGGGCGTGAGCCGCTCGGCGGTGCTGGTGGTGGCCTATCTGATGATCTTCCACAACATGGCCATCCTGGAGGCCCTGATGACCGTGCGCAAGAAGCGCGCCATCTACCCCAACGACGGCTTCCTGAAGCAGCTGCGAGCGCTCAACGAGAAGCTgatggaggagagagaagaggactgCGGTGAGGAGGAGCGGGCGGACGAGGCCGGGAGCGCCGTCGGGGCCCGCGTGCACGCCCTGACGGTGGAGGAGGACGACGACACCCCCAGCCACCTGAGCGGCTCCTCCCGGGGGAAGGCCAGCCAGGCTTCCAAGCCCTTCACTCTCATTGACGAGGACGAGGAGGAGAAACTCTACGCGGAGTGGAAGAAGGCCCAGGGCCTCCCCACGGGTAGGGCCTCCCTGGGTGGAGAGGGCGGGCGCTCGGCCTCCTGGGGCCTCGGCGGGGACGAGCTGGAGGACGAGGACTCGGAGAGCTTCATCCGGGAGTGGCAGAGCCGGAACGAGCGGTACCAAGCAGAGGGGCACCGGAGGTGGgctagggaggaggaggaggaggaggaggtggaggacgGCGACGCGGGCTCCTTCGCGGGCAGCAGGCGGCGGCGGCGCACGCTGAGCCAGAGCAGCGCGTCCGAGAGCGTCTGCAGCCGCGACATTTGGGTCCTGAAGCAGCAGCTGGCCGCCAGGGCCCAGAGCCGCGGCGGGCGCCGCCGCTCCGACTCTGTGTCCACGGAGAGCACCTGGGACATGTGGAACGAGAGGCTGCTGGAGATCGAGAGGGAGGCGGCCCGCACGTACCGCTCCCGGAGCAGTAGGGAACAGGCGGACGCGGGCTCCGACGCCGCGGGCTCCGAAGCAGGGAGCGGGGCGCCGGAGGAGGACGGCGACAGCGTGTGCTCCGAGGCCCCCTCCTTCTACAACTTCTGCAGCAGGAACAAGGACAAGCTCACCGCCCTGGAACGGTGGAAGATCAAGAGAATCCAATTTGGATTCCACAAGAAAGACTTGGAAGCGGGCGACAGCAGCAGTGCGCACGGAGCGGAGGAGGCAGCTGGGGACAAGGAGCAGCCTTCCGACGTCAACCTCACAGCCTACCAGGCCTGGAAGCTCAAACACCAGAAGAAGGTGGGGAGTGAGAACAAGGAGGAGGTGGCGGAGCTCTGCAGGGGGGAGGACTCGGCCTTAGCCAAGAAGAGGCAGCGGAGGCTGGAGCTGCTGGAGAGGAGCAGGCAGACGCTGGAGGAGAGCCAGTCCATGGCAGGCTGGGAGGCAGCCAGCTCGGCCAGCGGGAGCATCCCCCTGTCTGCCTTCTGGTCTGCGGCCCCCTCGGTCAGCGCTGATGGGGACACAGCGTCTGTGCTCAGCACCCAGAGCCACCGCTCCCACACGGCTCAGGCTACAAGCAACGCAGGGGGAGGCTCGACCTCCAACCCCACCACACCCCTGCCTAACCTGCCAGTGGGGCCTGGAGACACGGTTTCCATCGCCAGTATCCAGAATTGGATTGCCCAGGTAGTCAGTGAGACCCTTGCTCAGAAGCAAAACGAAATGCTGTTACTGTCCCGCTCACCATCCGTGGCAAACATGAAGGCAGCGCCAGCAGCCAGCCGCCTAGGGGATGACCAAGTCTCCATGCTCAGTGGACAGAGCAGCTCGTCCCTGGGCGGCTACCAGCTGCAGCAGAGCCAGGCCAGACCCGGCTCAGACGCGCAGTCTGTGCTGTCCTCCCACACGGCCCTGAGCTTGAGGGCAGAAGGCAccgggagcagagggagggggaccAGCAAGCCCATCTACAGCCTCTTCGCTGACCATGTGGACCTGAGGGAGCTGGGCCAGAAGGAGAAGGAGATGCAAATGGAGCTGAGGGAGAAGATATCTGAGTGCAAAATGGAGAAACTGGCCTCAGACAACAAACGCAGTACCCTTTTCAAGAAGAAGGTCAAGAAAGATGAGAATGATGGCGTGGGTGACAGGGATGAGGACACTGACAGTGCCATAGGGAGCTTCCAATATTCTTCCCGCAGTAATTCCCAAAGACCTGAagcagcctcctcttcctccctggcGGTCAGTGACCACGATGGGAATGGCAGCAAAGCTGGCAAAGAGCTGGATGGCAGTATTAATAAATGGCTCAGTGGCCTCAGGACAGAGGAAAAATCTCCTCCCCCAAGTGATTGGTCTGGAAGCTCCAGGGGGAAATACACTAGATCATCCCTGCTGCGGGAGACAGAGTCTAAATCCTCCAGCTATAAGTTCTCCAAATCCCAGTCGGAGGAACAGGACTCTGCCTCCTACCATGAGGCAAATGGCAACTCTGTGAGAAGCACTTCACGGTTCTCTTCTTCTTCCaccagggagggcagagagatgCACAAGTTCTCCAGGTCCAAGTTCAGTGAGACCTCAAGCTCCCGAGGGGAGAACCCAGAACCCTACTTCTCCCGCAGGACCCCTGAGCCCTCCGAAGGGGAAGAGTCCCCGGAGCCACAGCGCCCACACTGGGCCAGGCCCAGGAACTGGGAAGATGTGGAAGAGTCATCCAAGTCAGACTTTTCTGAATTTGGAGCCAAGAGGAAATTCACCCAGAGCTTTATGAGGtctgaagaggagggagagaaagaaaggatggaaaacagaGAAGAAGGGAGGTTTGCATCTGGGAGGCGGTCCCAGTATCGGAGAAGCGATGACAGGGCCGAAGAGGAAGAGATGGATGATGAGGCCATCATTGCTGCTTGGAGACGCCGACAAGAAGAAAGGAGGACTAAGctgcagagaaggaaggaggattga